A DNA window from Selenomonas sp. oral taxon 126 contains the following coding sequences:
- a CDS encoding NAD(P)/FAD-dependent oxidoreductase, with product MIRVKNLRVPYDDTRPLAEAAAERLNVSPCAVHGVIVVHKALDARRRRGAPIVWGYTLDISVEKERAVLARLRRDKDIMPVPVDTPLMIPRVGGGGLRPVVVGFGPAGIFAAWALARAGCAPLVLERGQDVERRTADVARFWQTGGLDPASNVQFGEGGAGTFSDGKLTARSNDLRMREIIEAFVAAGAPEEIRYLQKPHIGTDVLRRVVKNLRREIIRMGGEVRFGAQVTGIELRAGRLAALVVNDAERIPTDAAFFGIGHSARDTYAMLHEAGLAMEAKAFAVGVRIEHAQAFIDRMQYGAAAGSPQLPVADYAMTYRDEAGGRGVYSFCMCPGGMVVAAASEAGRLVTNGMSNYRRDSGIANSALLVQVTPADWGGDVLGGIRFQREMEERAFRLGGGDYCAPVQSVGDFCAGRTGMRDFAVTPTYVPGVHPADLRALLPPACTASLARALTFWEARVPGFGAADVPMTGVESRSSAPCRILRDAATMASVSAAGLYPIGEGAGYAGGIMSAALDGLKAALAFLGNMK from the coding sequence ATGATTCGCGTGAAAAATCTGCGCGTTCCCTATGACGATACGCGCCCGCTCGCAGAAGCTGCAGCGGAGCGTCTGAATGTATCACCCTGTGCCGTGCACGGGGTGATTGTCGTTCATAAGGCGCTGGATGCGCGGCGCAGGCGCGGCGCGCCGATTGTATGGGGCTATACCCTCGATATCTCTGTGGAGAAGGAGCGCGCTGTGCTCGCGCGGCTGCGGCGGGACAAGGATATTATGCCGGTGCCTGTCGATACGCCGCTGATGATCCCGCGCGTTGGGGGCGGCGGTTTGCGCCCCGTCGTCGTGGGATTCGGCCCTGCGGGCATCTTTGCTGCGTGGGCGCTTGCACGTGCGGGCTGTGCGCCGCTCGTCCTTGAGCGCGGGCAGGATGTGGAGCGTCGGACGGCGGATGTTGCGCGCTTCTGGCAGACGGGGGGGCTCGACCCCGCGTCGAATGTGCAGTTCGGCGAGGGCGGCGCGGGGACGTTCTCGGACGGTAAGCTGACGGCGCGCAGCAATGACCTGCGCATGCGCGAGATCATCGAGGCGTTTGTCGCGGCGGGCGCGCCCGAGGAGATCCGATACCTGCAAAAGCCGCACATCGGGACGGATGTGCTGCGGCGCGTGGTGAAGAATCTGCGCCGTGAGATCATCCGCATGGGCGGAGAGGTGCGCTTCGGCGCGCAGGTGACGGGCATAGAGCTGCGCGCGGGACGGCTCGCGGCGCTCGTTGTGAACGATGCGGAGCGGATTCCCACCGATGCCGCCTTCTTTGGTATCGGGCACTCGGCGCGCGATACGTACGCCATGCTGCATGAGGCAGGTCTCGCGATGGAGGCAAAGGCGTTTGCCGTCGGGGTGCGCATCGAGCACGCGCAGGCGTTCATCGACCGCATGCAGTACGGTGCGGCAGCGGGCAGTCCGCAGCTGCCCGTCGCCGACTATGCGATGACGTACCGCGACGAGGCGGGCGGGCGCGGTGTGTACTCGTTCTGTATGTGCCCCGGCGGCATGGTGGTCGCGGCGGCGTCGGAGGCGGGGCGGCTCGTGACGAACGGGATGAGCAACTATCGCCGCGACTCTGGGATAGCGAACAGCGCCCTGCTTGTGCAGGTGACACCTGCGGACTGGGGCGGTGATGTGCTCGGCGGTATCCGCTTTCAGCGGGAGATGGAGGAGCGTGCGTTTCGCCTCGGCGGCGGGGACTATTGTGCGCCCGTGCAGTCCGTTGGCGATTTCTGCGCGGGGCGGACGGGCATGCGGGACTTTGCCGTTACGCCGACGTATGTGCCGGGCGTGCACCCTGCGGATCTGCGTGCGCTGCTGCCCCCTGCGTGCACGGCGTCGCTCGCGCGTGCGCTTACATTTTGGGAGGCGCGTGTGCCGGGATTTGGAGCGGCGGATGTGCCGATGACGGGCGTGGAGTCGCGCTCGTCTGCGCCCTGCCGCATTCTGCGCGATGCGGCGACAATGGCATCGGTCTCTGCGGCGGGGCTGTACCCCATTGGCGAGGGCGCGGGCTATGCGGGCGGCATTATGAGCGCGGCACTCGACGGGCTGAAAGCCGCGCTTGCATTTTTGGGAAATATGAAGTAG
- the glmM gene encoding phosphoglucosamine mutase, whose product MVRLFGTDGVRGEANTELTPELAYHLGRAATLYFGAHSEERPRILIGRDTRISGEMFEAALTSGICSAGGIALLAGVVPTPAVAYLAREHRMQAGIVISASHNPFSDNGIKFFGGDGYKLPDAVEDELEALVRRLQTNDDAARPTGKAIGIVEYRDDLLNQYIDYVVGTCTERFDGMKIVLDCANGAAYEAMPKVLRRLGAEVKVIHALPNGVNINDGCGSTHLDSLRRTVLEHHADIGIAHDGDADRCLCLDETGALIDGDHILVACASEMIRAGRLPHKTVVTTVMANIGFHKAIAELGGRVDVTAVGDRYVLESMRANGYTIGGEQSGHIIFAEHATTGDGLITALQVLAALRRSGKKASELNAMMTTYPQLLVNVRVKTKAGWEENPAIRAAIKEGERILGSEGRVLVRPSGTEPLIRVMAEGSDQNQLEEVCGAIVEVVKHEQGEA is encoded by the coding sequence ATGGTGAGACTTTTTGGTACGGACGGCGTGCGCGGTGAGGCAAATACGGAGCTGACGCCGGAGCTGGCATATCATCTCGGTCGTGCGGCGACGCTCTACTTCGGTGCGCATTCGGAGGAGCGCCCGCGCATCCTGATTGGACGCGATACGCGCATCTCGGGCGAGATGTTCGAGGCGGCACTGACATCGGGCATCTGCTCGGCGGGCGGCATCGCGTTGCTTGCAGGCGTGGTGCCAACGCCTGCGGTTGCCTATCTCGCGCGCGAGCACAGGATGCAGGCGGGCATTGTGATCTCCGCCTCGCACAATCCATTTTCCGACAACGGGATCAAATTCTTCGGCGGGGACGGCTACAAGCTGCCGGATGCGGTGGAGGACGAGCTCGAGGCGCTCGTGCGCCGCTTGCAGACGAATGACGATGCGGCGCGCCCGACGGGCAAGGCAATCGGCATTGTGGAGTACCGCGACGATCTGCTCAATCAGTATATTGACTACGTGGTGGGCACGTGCACGGAGCGCTTCGACGGCATGAAGATCGTGCTCGACTGCGCGAACGGTGCCGCATACGAGGCGATGCCGAAGGTGCTGCGCCGCCTTGGTGCCGAGGTAAAGGTGATCCACGCGCTGCCCAACGGCGTGAACATCAACGACGGCTGCGGTTCGACCCATCTCGACTCGCTGCGGCGCACGGTACTCGAGCATCATGCAGACATCGGCATCGCGCACGACGGCGACGCGGATCGCTGTCTTTGCCTCGATGAGACGGGGGCGCTGATCGACGGCGACCACATCCTCGTTGCGTGCGCCTCGGAGATGATCCGTGCGGGGCGTCTGCCGCACAAGACGGTTGTGACGACGGTGATGGCGAACATCGGCTTCCACAAGGCAATCGCGGAGCTCGGCGGCCGTGTCGATGTGACGGCGGTCGGCGACCGCTATGTGCTTGAGTCCATGCGTGCAAACGGCTATACCATTGGCGGCGAGCAGTCGGGACACATCATCTTTGCCGAGCATGCGACGACGGGCGACGGACTCATCACGGCGTTGCAGGTGCTTGCAGCGCTGCGCCGCAGCGGAAAGAAGGCGTCGGAGCTGAATGCCATGATGACGACCTATCCGCAGCTCCTTGTGAATGTGCGCGTGAAGACAAAGGCGGGCTGGGAGGAGAATCCCGCGATCCGTGCCGCCATCAAAGAGGGCGAACGCATCCTCGGCAGCGAGGGGCGCGTGCTCGTGCGTCCCTCGGGGACGGAGCCGCTGATCCGCGTGATGGCGGAGGGCAGCGATCAGAACCAGCTCGAGGAGGTCTGCGGCGCGATCGTGGAGGTCGTGAAGCACGAGCAGGGAGAGGCGTAA